A stretch of Spirosoma oryzicola DNA encodes these proteins:
- the uvrA gene encoding excinuclease ABC subunit UvrA, with product MTQSTKTESAQSVDYLDPKQFIIIKGAKVHNLKGIDVAIPRNKLVVLTGLSGSGKSSLAFDTLFAEGQRMYVESLSSYARQFLGRMEKPEVEYIKGVSPAIAIEQKVSTRNPRSTVGTSTEIYDYLKLLFARAGVTYSPVSGHEVRKDTVTDVVNFIHSFAAGQRVMILAPLRIRDDRTLANELPILLQKGYTRIVADGGPAGQQVLQIEDVLGEGKEDTIDLAYSSLEILIDRGTVIFDDNGNPDEDNQYRFSDSVQTAFNEGEGTCRVAVVGRSGATEESRVFSDKFELDGIVFEEPSVNLFTFNNPYGACRRCDGFGKVLGIDPDLVIPDKNLSVFEGAIAPWRSEKMNAEFLKPLLKNGIRFDFPIHRPYKDLSPAEQELLWTGNKYFDGLNAFFSYVESQTFKVQYRVMLSRYRGKTTCPECRGSRLRKDAGYVKIAGKSITDLVLMPLTEATTFFRTIDLPSHQQQVASRILTEIRNRLDYMERVGLGYLTLNRLTNTLSGGEYQRIKLATSLGSALVGSMYILDEPSIGLHPRDTKRLVSVLESLRDMGNTVIVVEHEEEVMRAADQLVDIGPDAGSLGGHLVFQGTWEEIEQSMTQGTEQRQEAEEGAMQSHTLDFLTGRETVEVPAFRRKSTNFIELKGARENNLKDVDVRFPLNTLTVVTGVSGSGKSTLIRKVLYPALMREKGETAEEAGKYDSLGGSLDRVSAIEMIDQNPIGKSSRSNPVTYIKAYDYLRQVMADQPVSKSRGYKPSQFSFNVDGGRCEVCQGEGEVKIEMQFMADIYLKCEGCDGKRFKQEVLEVTLHDKNISDILDMTVDEAIDFFKKVDTKMADKLRPLQEVGLGYIGLGQSANTLSGGEAQRVKLASFLGKGNPNKGGTLFIFDEPTTGLHFHDIRKLLSAINALVDQGDSVIIIEHNMEVIKSADHIIDIGPEGGETGGYITFTGTPEEMVKLTEGNYTADYLREKL from the coding sequence ATGACTCAAAGCACGAAAACCGAATCAGCACAGTCGGTTGACTACCTCGACCCCAAACAGTTTATTATCATTAAAGGGGCGAAAGTACATAATCTGAAAGGAATTGACGTTGCTATTCCCCGCAATAAATTAGTTGTTTTGACTGGGCTGTCGGGCTCAGGAAAATCATCGTTGGCATTTGATACACTGTTTGCCGAAGGGCAACGCATGTACGTCGAAAGCCTGAGCAGCTACGCCCGGCAGTTTCTGGGCCGGATGGAAAAGCCCGAAGTTGAATACATCAAGGGTGTTTCACCGGCGATTGCCATCGAACAGAAAGTATCGACCCGCAACCCCCGCTCAACCGTTGGAACGTCTACCGAAATTTATGATTATCTCAAGCTGCTCTTTGCGCGGGCGGGCGTGACGTACTCGCCGGTTTCGGGCCATGAGGTGCGCAAAGACACGGTTACGGACGTTGTTAATTTTATTCACAGTTTTGCGGCTGGGCAACGGGTTATGATTCTGGCCCCGCTCCGCATCCGCGACGACAGAACGTTAGCCAACGAGCTGCCTATTCTGCTTCAGAAAGGCTACACCCGGATTGTGGCTGATGGTGGCCCCGCTGGTCAGCAGGTTCTTCAGATTGAGGACGTTTTGGGCGAAGGCAAAGAAGACACGATTGACCTCGCCTACTCATCACTCGAAATACTTATCGACCGTGGTACTGTTATCTTCGACGACAACGGGAACCCGGACGAAGACAATCAATACCGTTTTTCGGATTCGGTTCAGACAGCCTTTAACGAAGGCGAAGGCACCTGCCGGGTAGCGGTCGTAGGAAGATCTGGGGCAACCGAAGAATCGCGGGTTTTCTCCGATAAGTTCGAACTGGACGGGATTGTCTTTGAAGAGCCGAGCGTCAACCTGTTCACGTTTAATAATCCGTACGGTGCCTGCCGCCGGTGCGATGGCTTCGGTAAGGTACTGGGTATCGACCCGGATCTGGTTATTCCTGATAAGAATCTTTCGGTTTTTGAGGGGGCGATTGCACCCTGGCGTAGCGAGAAAATGAATGCGGAGTTTTTGAAGCCTTTGCTTAAAAACGGCATCCGCTTCGATTTTCCCATCCACCGACCTTATAAAGACCTCTCCCCCGCTGAACAGGAACTTCTCTGGACGGGCAACAAGTACTTCGATGGGTTGAACGCTTTTTTCAGCTACGTGGAAAGCCAGACGTTCAAGGTGCAATACCGGGTCATGCTGTCGCGTTACCGGGGTAAAACGACCTGTCCAGAATGCCGGGGTTCGCGCTTACGCAAAGACGCGGGTTACGTAAAGATTGCCGGTAAGTCAATTACGGACCTGGTCCTGATGCCCCTTACCGAAGCAACCACGTTCTTCCGTACGATTGATTTACCTTCGCACCAGCAGCAGGTTGCTAGCCGTATCCTGACCGAAATTCGTAATCGCCTGGATTACATGGAGCGGGTCGGCCTGGGGTATTTGACTCTTAACCGATTGACGAATACGTTGTCTGGCGGTGAATACCAGCGCATTAAGCTGGCAACTTCACTCGGTTCAGCACTGGTTGGCTCGATGTATATCTTGGACGAACCCAGCATCGGCCTGCACCCACGTGATACAAAACGCCTGGTTAGTGTGCTCGAATCGTTACGCGACATGGGTAATACGGTTATTGTCGTTGAACACGAGGAAGAAGTAATGCGGGCCGCTGATCAGTTAGTCGATATTGGCCCTGATGCGGGTTCGCTTGGCGGTCATCTGGTCTTCCAGGGTACATGGGAGGAGATTGAGCAAAGCATGACCCAGGGAACAGAGCAACGTCAAGAAGCCGAGGAAGGTGCAATGCAATCGCACACGCTCGACTTCCTGACGGGCCGCGAAACGGTTGAAGTGCCTGCCTTCCGACGCAAATCGACAAATTTTATCGAGTTGAAAGGGGCTCGCGAAAACAACCTCAAAGATGTAGACGTGCGTTTTCCGCTCAATACCTTGACAGTCGTAACGGGTGTGTCGGGTTCTGGCAAGAGTACACTGATTCGCAAGGTGCTCTATCCTGCTTTGATGCGGGAGAAAGGTGAAACTGCCGAAGAAGCGGGCAAATACGACAGCCTTGGCGGCTCACTGGACCGGGTTTCGGCGATTGAAATGATCGATCAGAATCCAATCGGTAAATCAAGCCGGTCGAATCCGGTTACGTACATCAAAGCCTACGACTATCTGCGTCAGGTCATGGCCGATCAGCCGGTGTCCAAATCACGCGGCTATAAGCCAAGTCAATTTTCTTTCAACGTTGACGGTGGACGCTGCGAAGTGTGCCAGGGCGAAGGCGAAGTGAAGATTGAGATGCAGTTCATGGCCGACATTTATCTCAAATGTGAAGGCTGTGATGGCAAGCGGTTCAAGCAGGAAGTGCTGGAAGTGACGTTGCACGACAAAAACATCTCGGACATTTTGGATATGACCGTTGATGAAGCCATCGACTTTTTCAAGAAAGTTGATACCAAAATGGCGGACAAACTGCGGCCTTTGCAAGAGGTTGGCTTAGGGTATATCGGACTTGGACAATCGGCGAATACGCTTTCGGGTGGCGAAGCACAGCGCGTCAAGCTGGCATCGTTCCTCGGCAAAGGCAATCCAAACAAAGGGGGCACGCTGTTCATCTTCGATGAACCAACGACCGGATTGCATTTCCACGATATTCGAAAACTACTGTCGGCTATCAACGCCCTCGTTGATCAGGGTGACTCAGTGATTATTATCGAGCATAACATGGAGGTGATCAAGAGCGCCGACCATATCATCGATATCGGTCCCGAAGGCGGTGAAACGGGTGGCTACATCACATTTACGGGTACACCCGAAGAAATGGTGAAGCTGACGGAAGGAAATTACACCGCCGACTACCTGCGGGAAAAGCTGTAA
- a CDS encoding MgtC/SapB family protein, with the protein MDFASEDIIRLVVPLLMGGAIGAEREYHGKSAGFRTMIMICVGSALFTLVSGRLGNGSNDRVAANIVNGIGFLGAGIIFREDNRVKGLTTAATVWSVAGLGMSVGSGNYDIALIGFVLVLSSLLFLGNLTDQIQKINQTREYRLVAEFPNRTLEDYEAFFKQYNLVPTRGQRQRIGTKITGRWRVRGRATNHEKCIKHLLNDPDIKEFTF; encoded by the coding sequence ATGGATTTTGCCAGTGAAGATATTATCCGATTGGTCGTTCCGCTGCTTATGGGCGGTGCGATTGGTGCGGAGCGCGAGTATCACGGCAAATCAGCTGGTTTTCGAACCATGATTATGATCTGTGTGGGTTCGGCCTTGTTTACCCTCGTGTCAGGGCGTCTTGGCAATGGCTCCAATGATCGGGTTGCCGCTAACATTGTTAACGGAATAGGCTTCCTCGGAGCGGGTATTATTTTTCGGGAAGATAATCGGGTAAAGGGGCTAACCACAGCCGCGACGGTATGGTCGGTAGCGGGTTTGGGAATGAGTGTCGGCAGCGGGAATTATGATATCGCCCTCATTGGCTTTGTGCTTGTGCTAAGTTCCTTACTTTTTCTGGGCAATCTGACAGACCAAATTCAGAAAATAAATCAAACGCGTGAGTACCGCCTTGTGGCGGAGTTTCCAAACCGGACGCTGGAAGATTACGAGGCTTTTTTTAAGCAATACAATCTGGTACCAACACGAGGACAACGGCAACGCATCGGGACTAAGATTACAGGCCGCTGGCGAGTGCGAGGCCGGGCTACTAACCACGAAAAATGCATTAAACATTTGTTAAACGACCCTGACATAAAAGAATTTACGTTCTGA
- a CDS encoding SMP-30/gluconolactonase/LRE family protein yields the protein MNTIRVLASGLRFPEGPVFDHTGHLWCTEQEGEGLLCWSSDGATRRIKTGGKPSGAVARGNYIWFCDSGQQAIRRMAIETKAVETVIDRIGADPLHWPNDLHFDQQGNLLFSCPGDPEADEPGYVAVYTPKGAVEIIAEGLDYPNGLALLPDNQTLLIGETHQQRIWQGYWDADSLSWENISVLTNVIEAPMGHDIPGPDGIKVGPDGDIYVAIYGSGIIRVFSPNGVFQKDIKLPGQNPSNCAFDPSGELGLVVTETERGELLSISL from the coding sequence ATGAATACGATACGTGTACTGGCATCAGGATTACGATTTCCCGAAGGCCCGGTGTTTGACCATACCGGACACCTTTGGTGTACAGAGCAAGAGGGCGAAGGTTTACTTTGCTGGAGTTCAGATGGGGCAACGAGACGAATCAAAACGGGAGGGAAGCCAAGTGGAGCAGTCGCACGTGGCAACTACATCTGGTTTTGCGACTCGGGACAGCAGGCCATCCGACGCATGGCGATTGAGACAAAAGCAGTAGAGACTGTAATCGACCGAATTGGCGCTGATCCATTGCATTGGCCAAATGATTTGCATTTCGATCAGCAGGGGAATCTACTATTTAGCTGCCCCGGTGATCCCGAAGCCGATGAACCTGGCTACGTTGCGGTTTATACACCCAAAGGAGCCGTTGAAATCATCGCCGAGGGGCTGGACTATCCCAATGGGTTGGCCTTATTGCCTGACAATCAGACGTTACTTATTGGCGAAACCCATCAGCAGCGTATCTGGCAGGGTTACTGGGATGCCGATAGCTTGAGTTGGGAAAATATAAGCGTTCTGACCAATGTCATTGAAGCGCCGATGGGACATGACATACCCGGACCAGACGGAATAAAAGTAGGGCCGGACGGAGACATCTATGTAGCCATTTATGGGAGTGGCATTATTAGGGTGTTCTCGCCCAACGGTGTTTTTCAGAAAGACATTAAACTGCCAGGGCAGAACCCGTCAAACTGCGCTTTCGATCCCTCGGGCGAATTAGGGCTGGTCGTTACTGAAACCGAACGGGGTGAACTGCTGAGTATTAGCTTATAA
- a CDS encoding phosphatidylserine decarboxylase family protein, with translation MRLHREGFTIMITTGLVLLALNLLAYYYLFSDNSTAIILLAIASLILFGLIVQFFRVPNRPLTIHEAQVIAPADGTVVVIEETDEDEYFKGRRRQISIFMSPLNVHVNRNPVTGIVRYFKYYPGKYLVAWHPKSSTENERTTVVIQAKNGVEVLFRQIAGAVARRIIWYVKEGQPVEQGQEMGFIKFGSRIDVFLPLDAEVNVKIGDRTKGGVTVIAELK, from the coding sequence ATGCGCTTACACCGCGAAGGTTTCACCATCATGATTACAACAGGGTTAGTTTTACTAGCCCTGAACCTACTGGCTTATTACTACCTGTTTTCCGACAATTCGACGGCTATCATACTACTAGCAATAGCCAGTCTAATCTTGTTCGGGCTGATTGTTCAGTTTTTCCGCGTGCCAAACCGGCCACTGACCATTCACGAAGCGCAGGTAATTGCTCCGGCAGACGGTACGGTTGTCGTCATCGAAGAAACCGACGAAGACGAATACTTCAAAGGCCGCCGGCGGCAAATTTCGATTTTCATGTCACCGCTCAACGTGCATGTCAACCGAAATCCGGTTACGGGTATTGTTCGTTATTTCAAGTATTATCCTGGCAAATACTTGGTAGCGTGGCATCCTAAGTCCAGTACCGAGAATGAGCGAACAACGGTAGTAATCCAGGCGAAAAACGGTGTTGAAGTACTTTTCCGGCAGATCGCCGGTGCGGTTGCCCGACGCATTATCTGGTATGTAAAAGAAGGGCAGCCAGTAGAACAGGGTCAGGAAATGGGCTTTATTAAATTCGGCTCCCGGATTGATGTGTTCCTACCGCTCGATGCAGAAGTCAACGTGAAGATCGGCGATAGAACCAAAGGCGGAGTAACGGTAATAGCCGAACTGAAATAA
- a CDS encoding Glu/Leu/Phe/Val family dehydrogenase, with amino-acid sequence MAYIEPAPIKDKENPLESMMSRFDAAARLLGISDEMYDILKVPARQVIVGLPVTMDNGAIKVFEGYRVIHSNILGPAKGGIRLDPAVNLDEVRALAAWMTWKCAVVDIPYGGAKGGIACNPREMSAGEIERLIRQYTVAMLDVIGPDRDIPAPDMGTGPREMAWIVDEYSKAKGMTVNNVVTGKPLVLGGSLGRTEATGRGVTVAALAAMDKLRINPYRSTAAVQGFGNVGSFAAELLHERGVTVVAVSDISGGYYNASGIDITAAVTYRNANKGTLEGFTGAEKISNEELLSLAVDVLVPAAKEDVITDDNAASIQARMIVEGANGPTSASADEIINSKGILVVPDILANAGGVTVSYFEWVQNRIGYKWTLDRVNRRADRVMKDAFDRVFETSQRYQVPLRLAAYIVAIDKVSSTYKFRGGY; translated from the coding sequence ATGGCATACATTGAACCAGCCCCAATAAAAGATAAGGAAAATCCCCTTGAGTCCATGATGTCGCGATTCGACGCGGCTGCTCGTTTACTGGGCATTTCGGACGAAATGTACGATATCTTGAAAGTACCGGCCAGACAGGTTATCGTGGGACTCCCCGTTACAATGGACAACGGGGCTATTAAAGTTTTTGAAGGTTACCGCGTTATTCACTCAAACATTCTGGGACCTGCCAAAGGCGGTATTCGCCTTGATCCAGCGGTCAATCTGGATGAAGTTCGGGCGCTGGCTGCCTGGATGACCTGGAAATGCGCCGTAGTGGATATCCCTTATGGGGGAGCAAAAGGTGGAATCGCCTGCAACCCTCGTGAGATGTCGGCGGGTGAAATTGAGCGATTGATTCGTCAGTACACCGTTGCTATGCTCGACGTTATTGGTCCAGACCGCGATATCCCGGCTCCTGATATGGGAACAGGCCCGCGCGAAATGGCTTGGATCGTCGATGAATACTCGAAGGCTAAAGGTATGACGGTCAACAATGTGGTGACGGGTAAGCCTTTGGTACTGGGTGGCTCCCTTGGCCGCACTGAAGCGACTGGACGTGGGGTTACGGTAGCAGCGTTGGCGGCAATGGACAAATTACGGATCAACCCATACCGTTCTACAGCCGCTGTACAAGGATTTGGTAATGTCGGGTCCTTTGCTGCCGAACTACTCCATGAGCGGGGTGTTACGGTTGTCGCTGTCAGTGATATATCGGGTGGCTACTACAACGCGTCCGGCATCGACATTACCGCAGCCGTCACTTACCGGAATGCCAATAAAGGTACATTAGAAGGCTTTACAGGTGCCGAGAAGATATCGAACGAAGAGCTACTCTCGTTAGCGGTTGACGTGCTTGTCCCTGCGGCCAAAGAAGATGTGATTACGGACGACAACGCAGCATCCATACAAGCCCGTATGATCGTTGAGGGAGCGAACGGCCCAACTTCTGCCTCCGCTGATGAGATTATAAACAGCAAAGGTATTCTGGTTGTGCCTGATATTCTGGCTAATGCCGGTGGCGTTACGGTTTCTTATTTTGAATGGGTTCAGAACCGGATCGGTTATAAATGGACGCTCGACCGGGTCAACCGCCGGGCCGACCGGGTTATGAAAGATGCCTTCGACCGGGTATTCGAGACGTCACAACGGTATCAGGTTCCGCTTCGTTTGGCCGCTTATATTGTCGCTATTGACAAAGTATCAAGTACCTACAAATTCCGCGGAGGCTATTGA
- a CDS encoding TraR/DksA family transcriptional regulator yields MVQEEKKRYSEEDLKEFEELIGQKLEATRSELNYIKETLSKRNDSGTDNTSGNSKLLEDGADTSERENLSQLAARLQKFTQQLDAAMVRIKNGTYGICKDTGKLIPKERLRAVPHTQQTIEAKLRQSN; encoded by the coding sequence ATGGTTCAGGAGGAAAAGAAGCGCTACTCGGAAGAAGACCTGAAAGAGTTCGAAGAACTGATCGGTCAGAAACTTGAAGCGACCCGTAGTGAGTTGAATTATATCAAGGAAACGCTAAGCAAGCGCAACGATAGTGGTACCGATAATACATCAGGCAATTCTAAATTGCTCGAAGATGGCGCTGATACCAGTGAACGTGAGAATCTTAGCCAATTGGCCGCTCGGTTGCAAAAGTTCACGCAGCAGTTAGATGCAGCAATGGTACGGATCAAGAACGGAACCTATGGGATTTGTAAGGACACCGGAAAGCTGATCCCTAAAGAGCGTCTGCGGGCGGTTCCTCATACGCAACAAACGATCGAAGCTAAATTGCGGCAATCAAATTAG
- a CDS encoding phage holin family protein produces the protein MLERLEEVRENIFRYLEARIELFTLETRGKVEEGVVVGIHGIGLALLGTMTVIFLFSLLAAYLNEVTDSRYLGFLIVAGFFLLLTIIWGAASGFVKSKIRVAAYSAIKKSQEKKAEEKTEAVSELMEKTRASLDQTNRYAQ, from the coding sequence ATGCTGGAACGCTTGGAAGAAGTTCGAGAAAATATCTTCCGCTATCTGGAGGCTCGTATCGAGTTATTCACACTCGAAACAAGAGGCAAAGTGGAGGAAGGAGTTGTCGTCGGTATTCACGGTATTGGCTTGGCGCTTCTTGGCACCATGACAGTTATATTCTTATTCAGTCTGCTGGCCGCGTATTTAAACGAAGTAACGGACAGCCGGTATCTCGGTTTTTTGATCGTAGCCGGATTTTTTCTGCTTTTGACGATAATTTGGGGTGCAGCAAGTGGTTTTGTAAAATCAAAAATCAGGGTGGCTGCCTACAGTGCTATTAAGAAAAGCCAGGAGAAAAAGGCCGAAGAAAAAACGGAAGCTGTCAGCGAACTGATGGAAAAAACACGCGCTAGTTTAGATCAAACCAACCGTTATGCCCAGTAG
- a CDS encoding geranylgeranylglyceryl/heptaprenylglyceryl phosphate synthase, with product MRSIQPQTPGPEDNTTPRQLLSLRNTLRNYKSAGRKSLAVLLDPDKIKQDELSALVTRADQFAVDFFLVGGSLVTEYIHKEVIATIRQHTDIPVILFPGNPLHIEPSADAILLLSLISGRNPEFLIGQHVIAAPLLKRSGLEILSTGYMLVDSGTQTTVSYISGTTPLPHDKPDVAACTALAGEMLGLQIMYLDAGSGARWPVPPAMIAAVQAVVDCPVLVGGGINSGEKAYNALKAGADVIVVGNGIEQNPELLPELAAVVREFNQSVVQA from the coding sequence ATGCGATCAATCCAACCGCAGACCCCAGGACCGGAGGACAATACCACGCCAAGGCAACTACTGAGCCTGCGCAATACACTACGCAACTATAAATCAGCTGGTCGAAAATCACTGGCCGTCTTGCTTGATCCCGACAAGATCAAGCAAGATGAGCTTTCAGCACTAGTAACTCGCGCCGACCAATTCGCTGTTGACTTCTTTCTCGTCGGTGGTAGTTTAGTTACGGAATACATCCACAAGGAAGTTATTGCTACCATTCGCCAGCACACCGACATACCCGTGATTTTGTTTCCGGGTAATCCGTTACACATCGAACCGTCGGCCGATGCTATTCTTCTGCTTTCACTTATTTCCGGTCGGAACCCCGAGTTTTTAATAGGACAGCATGTTATTGCTGCACCCCTTCTCAAACGAAGTGGTTTAGAGATACTGTCGACTGGTTACATGCTGGTTGATAGTGGAACTCAGACTACCGTTTCGTATATTAGTGGCACCACTCCCTTGCCGCACGACAAGCCCGATGTAGCGGCCTGCACGGCCCTGGCGGGCGAAATGCTTGGTCTACAGATCATGTATTTAGACGCGGGAAGTGGAGCACGCTGGCCAGTACCGCCTGCGATGATTGCTGCTGTTCAAGCCGTAGTCGATTGCCCCGTTTTAGTTGGGGGAGGAATCAACTCGGGCGAAAAAGCATACAACGCGTTGAAAGCAGGAGCCGATGTTATTGTTGTAGGCAACGGTATTGAGCAGAATCCAGAGCTGCTCCCTGAATTAGCAGCCGTTGTGCGGGAGTTCAATCAATCAGTAGTGCAAGCGTAA
- a CDS encoding energy transducer TonB: protein MKNIALIILCIFGTIGLFTPGSAVAQGRNEPVFTVAEQQPEFPGGNTALSRYLAENIKFPNSLSRRNYNTGPVSAKFIIGKDGVVRDVRVTSKPLDKKTQKGMQDFMTTIISAIEKMPRWQPGEVNGKPVAVFYTLPIEVSMQ from the coding sequence ATGAAAAACATTGCTTTAATCATTTTGTGCATCTTTGGCACAATTGGTTTATTTACACCAGGTTCTGCCGTTGCACAAGGACGCAATGAACCTGTTTTTACGGTAGCTGAGCAGCAACCGGAGTTTCCGGGAGGAAATACGGCACTAAGTCGCTACCTGGCCGAAAATATTAAGTTTCCTAACTCCTTGTCGCGTAGAAATTACAATACCGGACCGGTTTCAGCCAAGTTTATTATTGGTAAGGACGGAGTCGTGCGTGACGTACGCGTTACATCGAAACCACTCGATAAAAAGACCCAGAAAGGAATGCAGGACTTCATGACAACCATTATCTCGGCCATCGAAAAAATGCCGCGCTGGCAGCCCGGCGAGGTTAATGGGAAGCCAGTCGCCGTTTTTTATACACTGCCGATAGAAGTAAGTATGCAATAA
- a CDS encoding AraC family transcriptional regulator, with amino-acid sequence MEDYNKIIESLGVKFIKARNIRILQPITIRNFYDVENTLLILYNGEVSIGEERVKVNVGDMLFIPGGKHVTVTYGDPTSSKTVSNEEFMTHRESYWEGNHDPKLIGHLPNSFGYVSFEAKVFDSVNFFNSLDVPPFIIKREDHLANTIDQILAEDMTDLAGKGRIVKIKTEEIVIEVVRYILKNRLFVEQLVTNSTYFKDPRLIDIFAYIKENLGGDLSNKVLANVANVSEDYVGQYFKMLTGINPQDYIEYQRMEAAVGLLRTSKKSIRAIGAEVGYKDTAYFCRRFKMMFGIPAGKMRRRESLMNV; translated from the coding sequence ATGGAAGACTACAATAAAATAATTGAATCACTGGGCGTGAAGTTTATTAAGGCCCGTAACATTCGGATTTTGCAACCTATCACCATCAGAAACTTCTATGATGTTGAAAACACGTTGCTGATCTTATATAATGGCGAGGTATCCATCGGCGAAGAACGCGTTAAAGTTAACGTAGGCGATATGCTGTTTATTCCGGGTGGAAAGCACGTGACGGTTACCTATGGAGACCCTACCAGTTCTAAAACGGTTTCCAACGAGGAGTTTATGACGCACCGGGAATCGTACTGGGAAGGAAACCACGATCCAAAACTGATCGGGCATTTGCCTAATTCGTTTGGGTATGTGTCCTTCGAGGCTAAGGTTTTCGACTCGGTGAACTTCTTCAACTCACTCGATGTACCGCCTTTCATCATCAAACGGGAAGATCACCTGGCGAATACAATCGACCAGATTCTGGCCGAGGACATGACGGATCTTGCGGGTAAGGGTCGTATCGTTAAGATCAAGACCGAAGAAATCGTTATTGAAGTTGTTCGGTACATCCTTAAGAACCGTCTGTTCGTCGAACAGCTGGTAACCAACAGTACTTATTTTAAAGATCCGCGCTTAATCGATATTTTCGCTTACATCAAGGAAAACCTAGGTGGCGATCTGTCAAACAAGGTGTTGGCCAACGTTGCTAACGTTTCGGAAGATTACGTTGGACAGTACTTCAAAATGCTGACGGGTATTAATCCACAGGATTATATCGAATACCAGCGGATGGAAGCAGCCGTCGGTCTTCTACGTACGAGCAAAAAGAGCATCCGAGCTATTGGAGCGGAAGTTGGGTATAAGGATACCGCTTACTTCTGCCGTCGTTTTAAGATGATGTTTGGTATTCCTGCGGGCAAGATGCGTCGCCGGGAATCACTGATGAACGTCTAA
- a CDS encoding acyl-CoA dehydrogenase, translated as MATAALGLEGLNFNLSEEHRAVQEAARDFAHNELLPGIIERDNEARFPAEQVKRMGELGFLGMMVSPEYGGGGMDTVSYVLAMEEISKVDASASVIMSVNNSLVCFGLEAYGTEEQKQTYLTPLAAGEIIGAFCLSEPEAGSDATSQTTTAEDKGDYYLVNGTKNWITNGNSSSVCLVIAQTDREKKHRGINCLIAEKGTPGFVVGKKEDKMGIRASDTHSLLFTDVKIPKKNRIGEDGFGFKFAMSTLNGGRIGIAAQALGIAAGAYELSLKYAQERKSFGKQLFDHQAIQFKLAEMATRIEAARLLVYKAARIKDEHGDYVQAAAMAKLFASDVAMWATTEAVQIHGGYGYVKEYHVERLMRDAKITQIYEGTSEIQKLVIARELIR; from the coding sequence ATGGCAACGGCAGCGCTTGGACTAGAGGGATTAAATTTTAATTTGTCGGAGGAACACCGCGCCGTACAGGAAGCCGCCCGTGATTTCGCCCATAACGAACTGCTGCCTGGCATTATCGAGCGCGATAACGAAGCCCGGTTTCCAGCAGAGCAAGTAAAACGCATGGGCGAATTGGGCTTCCTCGGCATGATGGTTTCGCCCGAATACGGCGGTGGCGGAATGGACACGGTATCGTACGTACTGGCGATGGAAGAGATTTCCAAAGTAGACGCATCGGCCTCCGTGATCATGTCGGTAAACAACTCGCTTGTCTGTTTCGGCCTTGAAGCGTACGGTACTGAGGAGCAAAAACAAACGTATTTGACACCACTGGCCGCTGGTGAAATCATCGGCGCGTTTTGCCTCTCGGAACCCGAAGCAGGCTCCGACGCAACGTCACAAACCACGACGGCGGAAGACAAAGGAGATTATTATTTAGTAAACGGTACAAAAAACTGGATCACAAACGGTAACTCCTCCAGTGTTTGTCTGGTCATTGCGCAGACGGATCGCGAAAAAAAACACCGCGGTATCAACTGTCTGATTGCCGAAAAAGGAACACCTGGTTTCGTCGTAGGAAAGAAGGAAGACAAGATGGGGATTCGCGCTTCCGACACCCATTCTTTGTTGTTTACTGACGTTAAAATACCTAAAAAAAATAGAATTGGCGAAGACGGATTTGGCTTTAAATTCGCCATGTCGACCCTGAACGGTGGACGCATTGGTATAGCTGCCCAGGCACTGGGTATTGCGGCTGGTGCTTACGAACTGTCGCTTAAGTACGCACAGGAACGAAAATCATTTGGCAAACAACTGTTTGACCACCAAGCTATTCAATTCAAATTAGCCGAAATGGCCACCAGAATTGAAGCAGCCCGGCTTTTGGTTTATAAGGCAGCGCGGATAAAAGACGAACACGGCGATTACGTTCAGGCGGCTGCTATGGCTAAGTTATTTGCTTCGGATGTTGCCATGTGGGCTACCACAGAGGCTGTACAGATTCATGGTGGCTACGGTTACGTAAAGGAATACCACGTAGAACGTCTGATGCGTGACGCCAAAATTACTCAGATTTATGAGGGTACGTCCGAAATCCAAAAACTAGTTATAGCGCGTGAACTCATTCGCTAA